The nucleotide window TACAGCCTCAACTTTAACGGACAAAATCACAGTGACAGCTAGAGATCACCAAACTAAACTATACTGGTGTTGAAACTTTATTTACTTCAATGGTGATCCTTGCAACACCATGCTTAATACAAGTTTTCCATGTATACAATGGCTGTCACGGTTTATGAGCACATGTAAGCACAATCATGACAATTAAATATTGAGTGTAAACTAATGCCCTTTCTCAGATAAATAAGAAATCTGCTAACTGTAATCTACAGACAAACCTTTGCTGGCTGGATTTGAGCTGCAGTAAAATCTCAATGGCCAGGACCTCATCAGTCAAAACTTTAATTAGCCAACTTAAAATTCCTTTAGCCTGGACAAAACCAGATTCTGCTCTTGAATTGCCCAAGGATAGTTCTCCTACCAGCCTATAACAATAATTTTAGCTTTAACTATTACTGGTAATAATAAAACTCACCGTTAAATCTTCATCCTCATCTATAGCTTCTAGATTCTGGGAACACTTGGTGAGATACTCCAATGCCTTACTGTGGAAGGACATCTCTATTTTAACATAATCACTCAGAACTTTCTGAAATAGAAAAGTACATTTGTAAGGCATGTATCAACTGACTGGCATTTCAATgctgcattcaagaatatataaCTTATACTGCTAAGAAAACTCCTATGCACAAAAATACACCAGCCCCCTTTAGCAATTAAataattcatgaattttttccacatttgatGCACAGGTTTTCAACAAGTGAAAGGTGTATTTGACCTGCAACAAACTTTATGTCATATCTCTTGTATGGCCCAGTGAGTAATGCTGACATctcattgtcaccaaagccctaAAAGAAGAGGAGGCCAGGGCTTCCAGCAAATTCCCTGTCCCAGGCATGGACTGAGCCAAGGCCTTGCGAATGTGACGATTCAAAGACAAGGCTCTTTACCATGAAGCCCCAATCAGCCCACAGTATGTATTTCGGCCACTTCTTAGAAGCACCAGACATAACAATACTTCGCTAAAGAGATTAGAAATAACACAATAAGAATCAATaataatacaatgtacatacataaacttACCAGAATGGtaatacaaatatttgtacacaggAGATTTTCCATTAATATACATGGCATTTTTTAAAAGCATTGTATACATAAaagtatttaaacatttctgttaATACAGGACAAAGTCTTTGTAACAAGAAATGATGGTATAGAATagtgtaataaatgtaatagATTTTCCATACTGTTTCAAGCAACTCATGATTCTGTACTTGGACTCACTTTCAAATCAGTGATCTTGTTCTTCTCAAATCTGTTCATGCTATCTTCCAGTTCTTTACTTGACCTGCTGGCATCTTCACTGGCATGCTGTAAAGCATTTTCAGCCTGTAACATCAGATCAAGAACTTTCAAATATACAActaacacatttaacacacacataTCATGTAACTTTTCTTTGCTTCAAAATCAAATCTACACTCAGCTCTACAGGAccatatatatagaaaaaatataaaggTTTTGATGCAAAACATCAAGAGTGAAATTGTGATCTTGAATAAAGAAATTATAGAAAAAGCACCTTAAAACGATACTTTCTGAGAGCTTTAAGTTTTGAAGGGAAATCTGAGTTGAAACTAAGCTTATTATAtttaaaccatcatattttgttctatgtacttgttagttttaatacagcttgctTATTTTGGGGACTGAAAACATCAAAGATAAAATAAGACAAAGCTTGGTGATTAAAAGGGAAGAATGAACATTTTTAGAAAAATGCTGGACGTTTAAAACAGAGCCCATGAATTTAGAGATGTTAAATTGTTATACGACACTGAAAGCAAAATGGAACATTAGCtcacacaaacatgtaaatgtgtttcaGTCTGTAGTCttaataaaacactttttcttACGCATTACATCCTGCAATGTATCTTAATCTAAAAACTGCTCAGCTATAGTCATGcaacaaaactacatttcagTGGTGTCACAATTCTCCATTCAGAAGGATCTCATTTTTAAAGGTCTAATGaacaaaagagacaaaaaataacagagaacaaagaaaaagatacTAAATCACACAACTGGAGGTGATGTAGAAGTTTTTCACGTCTTCACAATACCAAACTGTACCTGAGACTGGACCAGGGTCAAGGCATTAAACAAACACAGTCACGCacaaagagaaaataaatactttttacacaacaagtaaatataaattaagccaggcaaaacatttgacttctgATTAATTTCAACCTTGATAGCGAGAAGCATGCACATCCACACAAAGctgttttgtgtttcatgttttatatggGCAAATATGGACTGACAATGAGATGCTCTGCCACATAAAATAATGGGGAGATTAACTGCAGCACACAAAGCATGCAAATGGAAAAGCTGATGGATTGAAGGATACAATTAGGTTGGGGTTTCCGGTGTTCTTTTCCTTGGCTGTCTGTAGACTCTTCTGCTGCTTCATTTCCTTCTTTCTTGAAGCAATAGCTCTTTTTAAATCCGCCTTTGAgggaagcaaaaaaaaaagttataacCACACAGGCAGCTAAGAAAGCACTTGGATGCTATGAAGAACATCTACAAATGTTAGTACAGTACACGTAAAGTCATAAAATTAACAATACTTTTTAACACTTTGATACttaatttgacagaaaataagTTATTTTACCACAGCTTGAATGTGCGCATTGAATTCTTCACACATGAAATATTAATCAATAAACCTTGAACACACACCACAGACCAGAAAAAGGTTTTTAAAACTCTGATGAAATCCtttcttgtaaaatatttaatgcaacACAGAATGTATGTCCCAAAATGTGGTTGACTAACACTGTGCTCAATGGTAATTAGCCTTTAAAACCTACAACATTATACAAGTATAAGTCACAAGGATTGGTCCTGAGTATGTGAAGTGGTCAACAGAAAAttatttgattcattcattgattggaCTGTACGATAGCTAACATTCCAGACATATGATGGCTGTAAAATGTTAATaggtgaaaacagaaaaaaaaacacatgcgtGTAAAATTTAATTCGGCCTATACAATTAAGGCCGCAGGGATTGAAAACCATTTTCAGGTCAAGGGCTTGTGggtttggtgacaataaaggTTCCAAAACttctatcagaaaaaaaattttgtgaacaCCTACAAATTAACAACCTAATCTATTTCCAAAGgattcacagaaaaaaaaaattcaaaacagtGACAGAGAGTATCAAGAAACATACCAACCTTAAGTTTCTTGAATACGTTCCCATAATTACTCAGTGGCTTGACGACTTTTGCTTCCAGTCTTTCCACCTACAACAATACATTTTGCTGAAGTGTTGCTGAGAGAGGTGAACGTTCATACTGAATCATTCACATATGCATGGTAGAAATGAGTAGTAGGataaacaaagagaaattaGATGAACTTTATTGCTCAATTTGTGTTGATAAAAAAGAGAAATGGGTAATGACGAATGACAATGCTCTTCCAGGTCAGATACATGGGCACTGTCACATGGATTTTCAAAACCAATGGAAAGGGAGGCAATTACCTCACATAGTGtcatttaaaaacttgaaacatgCAATTCAAACCatcctaaataaataaaataattaactttcagccttatttGTGGCTTCACCCACTCCTCCAAATAGCTCAACCCATCCCCACCAAAACCCTTTGCCTAGATGTAAACTTTAAGAAAACTTTTACAACTCACCTGAGCTTGTCTGTAATCCTGTACTGTGCCATAATTGCCAGCaaattctaccaaacatttGCGAGTGGAGTGATTTATGCTCTCATTGTCAGCGTAGCTCAAGACATGTGTGGTCAGGATATCAGCTGTCAAAAGAAAGAGGTTTTACATTTCGCCACACTTTAAGCTGCAATTAAGACTTAGCTTATTGCTTATTTACGGAATATGGCtacagttgtataagtgaaatattcttgagtgtggcttaaaataccaatcaaatatatacataattaaatatttgcagaatataTAGGTTGTTTCCCTTTGCAAGGATCTGGGACTAATATCTGTCAATAATTAGTCCCAGCAAGGATATACCTCCATTTACAGCAGGTATCTGTACTTTAAATACATATTAAGGCATAAGTACCATATGGAATACATTGCTGCAAcgaagtaatacatgtattcagcaaATACAGAATAATGTGGACAATTGCCTAGAATCCTAAAATGAAGTTTAAATGATACAAATTGAGATCATGTAGATTGAATCCAAACTACAGCacacatgttacatataaatACCTTCTGCGTTTATTTTCTGCACTTACTGCATGTACTACCCACCCACTATAATGATAAATGACAACTAAATAGCACAGCAGTCCAGAATATTGTGCCATTATTGCAAACATATCATGTTTACAAAGAGGGAataatatgttatttattatcGGTTATTTTTTCAAGCACCTGTATTGCATTTtacattaatatacatatatatatggattGCTTAAAAAGCAACCCAGGCTTCAACAAAATAGGTTTCCTTCACTTTCTGACAGAAATTATAATCTTTCTTTAACAATGAGATCAAAACTTACATTTATCTCTTAATCGAGCATTCTTCCTTGTGATTGACCCAAATGTTTGACACAGGAAACCAAAGTACTTCTCCACTTGATTAATCCTATCCTGGACAAACTTGGCCTGCCTTTCACTGCAAGAAgagaaacaacattttttttcagtcctTAATTAAAGCTTTTTTCCAAAAAAGGAAATTCCATAAACTTTTATGGAATGGCCTTACAtattgaaatacaaaaaaaagcctgtcagctttcttcttggggcataAAAAAAGTCTTTAAACTAGTTTTCCTAACGTCCCAACGGTAAATCCAGAAATTAGATATGTTGCTATAGTGACATAACATAGATGGTTTattagaaatataaaatatgtctcaaaagtgattttttttttcttattttctgttTGGCATCTTTTTGCCCCTTAAACCATATTCTTTGTTTGTGGGTACAGTGGTTTTTGCACTGGGTAGGAAGGGTTATATACCCCAAACAAACTTCTTAATTCATGCCAATCTGATCAAAGAGCAAGATCAAAAACCCTCACAACATTCATCATTAAAGCTGTAATCACAAACTCAGGTGCATCTTGGCAACAATAGTGGTTTTAAAACACATCCACAAAAGGCTCGAATGACATGATCACCAATGATGGGAAAAAAAGCATTGTGGATGTGTCAAGAAACAAAGTGATGTGTCATGAAACAAAGAATTGTGGACCGTACATTGTCTGTTCAGGTAAACTAGTGGGCGATATTTTGTTCCCAGTTAGCTACAATGGTGAAGTGGGGAAATATGATTAGAGGGTGGGTCTTAGTAATCCTGCTTGACATAAAGCACAGTTTTGCTTACAGCCAGGCAGAACGGAAATGAGAGGGGGAACTTCCAGTTTTGAGCTCAGTTACATTAGCGATGGTACATATATTAGTTCTGTATCCATCAGTGCAGTTGTGGCTAAAAAATTGCATGCGTCCACACACAAAAAACCTAACCTACAACTCAGTTATCGGTTTCAATTAAAATAAAGGCATCCTCACTGTTTCAGCTGTAATTTTTTAACTCAACCATTTACACTTTGAAACTTTGCTGACCATGAAGATCATTGGACAAGAAAAATTTTGCAACATAAATGAAGAGTTTATCTCACATgacaacagaaataaaaaattatcaaCAGGCCTATACTCTGGGACTAATACAACAGGTATGTCCCAGATCTGTTAGATTAGTCCCAGCTGTAGTGAACACACAGATAGCTCTGTTTAAGCTCCTGGCCATGCAGCTCCTAAGAACAGTTAAATCCACATGAACCAATCTTTGAATGAATGTCTACACAATGCTACTAATATTTAAATACAGCAACAGTTCCAAAACCATTTTCTAAGGACATGCCATCTTGGTTTGTGATTTCGTGGCACTATaagtttacaatgtttatggaAGTCAAACTTATGCACAGAGCATACCCCAGGTCATGCCAGCCAGTTTTCTAGCCAGGCAATGCTTTTAGAACATTAAAACGCAACACTTGTTTTCATACGAGCCGAGTTGGGTACAGGACCACAATATTAAATAAGCCTGTTTTCTCAGAATACTGTTATTGTTTTGAGGATGACGAAGAATGATATGGGCGTCAGGACGACACCTTCTGTACTTTTGTTATTTGGTGGTGGGAGCTTTTTTCAGTGTGTAAATATTGGCAGATAATCATCCAAGGCTTGTTTCAAGTACAATTTTACAGCTAGCTGTTGGTGCTGAAGACATGAATTCAGATGTGTGACCACAATTAACAGGTATGCtgaaaattttataattatgtAGTCACCTGAGCTAAACTGCACATTTATGACGCTCAAATTTTGAGATAATGATCTTAATGAAAAGCAAATTTCAGAAGCCTGACTGGGTTGACACAAATGACAGATGAAACCGTGAGAGTGTCTTATTTTTGGAAGACCTTGACGAGTAGTTTGCTGGGTCCTTAATAGTTAAATGCgtctaaacaaacaaacaaatgttttagCCTAAAATGGAACAACAAGCAACTGTTATGACGTAATAATATATAACTGAAGCAGTGCACATTGCCGGTTTTCTAATTTCCCAGAGAATAACCCACAGATCAGTTAAACAAGCTCTGAAGCAGAATGCCCCGACCAGGCACGCAACCTTCGCTTTCCAAGTTAAATCACCAAACCGCGAAAAACCACATAAGCAACAAACCTTCCATTAACCGTCGTACTACTTCGATTCATCTCCCACCTATTAGTCGATCTAAATCGGATAAAATGATGCTGAACTTGAACGAAAGCTATTTGTGCGGGCAAATTTTGACAAGTCTGAATTTGAGCGTCCTGACGACAGCATATACATTTTTACCCTAAACGTTAGAGAGCTCACAACAGTTACGCCCCTTCTGTTTAGCACCTGAAAAACACCTGCTGCGGTGTAAATGAATATACCTGTACCACTGTCTAATAAAGTGAAACCTACTAATTGACGAATCCCTCAAATTAACACTGTGCGGGAAAATTTGCTTACGTGATTGTCATTGATTAACTGTAACCACTCCCACTCTTCAAGATCGAGAAGTACCTATTGCTTCAGTTCAGGCCTGCGATAGATTGAATCCATGCAGTGAAACAGACacgcatgtaggcctatgtagtcTAGACCTGCACTTTTAAAAACTCCAACCTCTACATTCTGGGGAAATCTGGTTCATATTACATGAATATCTGTGTGATAAATTACATGACATTGTAGCACAACGTAGGCCCTACCGATATcagttttcatgttttactGAACACAAGTAAAAAATAACTACTCGGTACTGGTGCTTGTACTAATAAACAAAGGTCAGACATAATAATGAATTCTGCACGCCTGCTGAAGATCGAGGTGAATATATACTTGTGTAGTGATAAAacttcattcactcattcagaTTTAATTAACCTTTGGCGTTGGTTTTGCTTGTAAAAGTAATAACAATTATGACTATTACCGGTACTGGTACTTATTATTTTGACTTTAGACTGAATTAGTTCGATGTGGTGTCTAAACAGGCCCACTTCAATGGTTCCACAAATCAGTTTTGCATGGTTAAAATATACCTGTGGAAAAACTGAAAGTAACCACAAATATTCAGTGACGTTATTTGTCAATCTCTGTTTCGGCCATTATGTTCGTACCATCATCAGGAAATACGTCCATGTACAGTAAAGAATACATATAGGCTTACATAGGCCTGCTAGCATTTCAAACCTGCTGAGCTACATCAGATGTAAGCCTATCTATTCTTCACTGTTACTGATGATAGAACAAACATAACGGCCGAAGTATAATATGACTTCTATTTTTTTGTGTATCAATGGAATATGTTTCTCTCTCccgttgttttttcttctttttttttccactcttttttcttctctgtctgcataaaaattttttgaaagtaaCTGATATTGTGGCAGGCGGGTGCACAGTTGTCAGCGCACCCTACTTTAAACCAGAGAATTTAATTCTGCTCAGGGTTATCTATTTTCTTCCGCCAGAAAAGGCAAACCTACAGTTTTCATAGGCACCGGTCACGTGGTCCGGATGGCGCGGAGTCTCGGCCGCTTTACTTTCGGTTTGTCAAGAAGCCAAGAAAAATGCATCCAGTGGTATTGAAATGTAACATCGGAAGCTATACTTACTTTGAGGTTTGTTGAAAATGTTGTAGCTCTTACTAACATGTTATTTGTGTCTTAACTGTCTTTTGAGATGAATAGTTCATCAGTGAATATATCATGCTGTGGTCACGGTATCTGCACACTTAATAATAGGAGATGCTGTTAGATCTGTGAACATTTACTTGGAGTATCCTATTCATATGTGGTATTTTTCAGTAATCAACCCATTAAAATAACTGTCAGAACACTCTAGTTCAATGAAATTAAAAGTAAAGGTAGATTTTCAACCTCCCTCAACATTTAGCCGCAGCTGTGAGCTTTACCTCACTAGCAACGAAAtacctccccctcccccacgtAAACACGTCACTGGTGACCATGTTGTCACTTACACTAATCAACTTCCCTTCACGGCACATGTTGCACCAACAGCAAAAGTGACAAGGTACACATCTATCATCACACTGAATTTGGCGATTCGTGGATTGTGAGGATGACAACATGGTGACCAGTGACCTGTTCAGGTGAGCGAGTGGGTGGTATTTCGTTGCTAGTGAGGTACAGCTGCGATGTGAGGAAGATATGATTAGATGACAAGCTTCCTTGTGGAGCACAGTTTTAATTACGCCTGACCTAACCTGAACGTTGCGGGGACGAACTTCAAGCTTTGAACTGGTAGCATTTGTAAGGATGGTACATACCTTAGTTCAGTAACCGTTGGCGCAGTTGCGGCTACctcagcatttatttattgatcaaaTAAAAACTCTGCATTCCTCAGtgggggtctctgtggctcagttggttagcacactaatGCAggaacccaggagcctctcaccaatggggacgctgtgagttcaagtccagctctgaccatacatgggaaagtccGACAGCAagctgcgggtggttgtgggtttcccctagcccagtttccacccaccataaagctgggcgctgtcgtataagtgaaatattcttgagtacggtgtaaaacactgatcagataaataaataaatcattcctcAAGGCAAAGTACTTGAGGAGCATAGTGAGCTTTTTAAACCACACGCCAGTGTCTGTACAAATTAATAGTTAAcctttaaattttaaagttatGCAATTAAATTTAGTTGGTTACAATTGGTTACACTTGGTTAGTGTGCCATATCGATACTAGTGGTACAAACAATGCCAAACTTATGTATTCCGTCTCAAGCAATTGCTTTCTGTACAAACATGCACATCATTGCATAGACTTGAGTTCAAGCATTAATGTTGGCCAGCTCCACCTACCTTGACACCTTCGCTCACACTAGAGGCTAGAGctaaacaatgttttatttgattgtctttGAGTAGTGCCAGAGTTCTACCAACTTACACCTCAGGGAGTTTTCTCATGTCTCCTGCAAAAGTACACACCAACACAAATGTGCACGCTACAGTTTCGGCGGCTTCACCTTCATTCCTTAGGAGATTGTTGGACGCAAAGATCATCCccccatgttaaaatgaaaccaACCTCTAATGGCAGCCGCATCCTGTATCCTGAGACGGCATTGTTTACACTCACCATGGCCATCTTGATGAATATGTTTCGTTTCATAAGGGGCGACAGTCTTTGAGGCAATCTTCTAAGATATGAAATTGTAGCGTGCATGTTTGTGTTGGTCTTAGTGCCTGAGATGCGATTTCTTGATGCACATATATCGTGGTTAGGTTCCTTATATAGAAACAAGGTCACAGCTCCACTTGAACAGGTCAACCTTTCCTGTACATGCTGAAAAGGAATCTCTTGCTCAGTTTACTTTCTGAAAATTTTTCTCCTCAGTTCAAATAAGTAAGATATGCATTTAAAGTTGGATCACAGATGTGTTCTTGTTGGGATCTTTTCTTCGAGTCAAGCTGTTGATACAAACTCACGAAATATTTGAGTGTGTGCAATGATATTTGTTGAAAAATGTGTTGTAAGaagataaaaatctgaaaagGTTGTGGAAGATTACATGATGTGCAAAAATCCGGTTCACCATGTTACATCTTGAGATGTTCAGTGGTATAAACTATAATATTGTCAAAAAGCAGGGAGGGATGTGCTAGATGGGCACATGGCAGGATTATGCTCTGACATAAGTTGTACTTGATATGCAGAAGACATACAAAGAGATCAGCACATTTACTTAATGTTTTATGTCTTAGCACATAGTTCTGTCACAAATTACtgaatgttttatatatgttgtgtACATTGGCTTTCTGATTGGCGTAGTGGATAGAGCTTCTACCTAGTAAACAATAGATCAGGAGTTCAATCCTGAATTGAGTCAGACCTTCACATTGCACAAAACTCTGCACAGGAGGAATAGGCTGAGTACCGATCAGACTGGTgttggtataatgtgactgggtgccttgcctggtgtcttcggcattgcAATTCGGGATTCCAATGAGGCATAGTTATAACTATGTCAGCATCGGGCACAACTTGCTAAAAGGACGCTCTAGTTGCGGAGTGAGGTAACTCTCATTTTAAGCAGTGCGGTTGCAAGAGTTTCCTGTGAAACAGTTCCAAATTTGCGAAATTTACAGGAAGGAACATTTACAGCTGATCACACTGTTGTTAAATCTTCCATAACATAAATTGATGTCAAGCGAATGTTTCTACAAATTAATAACCTGTTCTTAGATCGGCCTAACCATAAATAGTTCATTGCAATCATacaaattcacacaaaaaaaattttcagggTCAACCCCACTGCGACAGCCATTTTGATATGGTTTTCTTAATGGGATACCAGGAGAAATCCGAAGGGCTGTATTACATcgtttcagtgatgctggacattccactgcagggtcagctgtgtgacgtcacagtgtgTAGAACAAATATATCACAGATGAAACCGCAGGATGCAACATGTTTTGCATCACGCAAACAGAAGAAATGTGACGTGCAAGCGCTAATTCACACTAGCGCTAccttttgtgagaggaaaatctgccgATGATGGTCATGACATCAAGATTGGTCTTATTAAGGCAGCAGAATGGAGGCAGGCTCAATAACTGCTATGGTATATGCTTCAAAAttattgtgattatttttcCTGATTACCATGGATTGTTTTGCTTCGTCAATCTCACAACAGGTTAGTTACTTTCAGACAACACACAGCTGACGTCGATTTTATGCTAGGGAAGTGTTAGTGCATGTGTAAACAGCAGTAAATGTTTGCTACCATAAGTCGGCAAATTCGGGGCTGTCTCACACGGTAACTCTTCTGTAGCAGCTCAAGGCTGGCATCTAGGCCATTTTACAAAATCGCCTCTGATTTGCTTAAAACTTGCCAAATAACTGTGTAGTCATGATACAAGATAAACCTGATCAACATGAATTATTTACAATACCAAGGTATCTAACGCTATCTTggatttttcagtatttttcagGATTTGTATCTTAACAAATGTGTGCAAGATGGTTCAGAATAGAAATATATCTATTGAGAAGAGAACttcaatgaatattttgtttggtGTGTTAACAAAAAATTTGATTCTGTCTGgattttttcagtttaattcattgagatattttagaaaatttatAAAGTATTGGTTTTAAAATTTCTATAGTTGTTATCCCCTTGATTGTTCTCATTATCAAATGATTATTTCATGATGTTGAAACATTTCTCAAATAGTGTGCAAAAGCTGAAGGTATAATTATTTTGGATTCTGCTCGGCCAAATTGTAAGAAAATAGACACGTATTTCAGTtcattgtgaaaatgaaataggACTTTTTCCCCCTGAATGATACACGTTAATCATACATGATACACGTTACATGGTTAAACTGCTGCTGATACGTGTGCCCAACTTATTTATGTGTTCATTGTATAAAATCACTATG belongs to Liolophura sinensis isolate JHLJ2023 chromosome 9, CUHK_Ljap_v2, whole genome shotgun sequence and includes:
- the LOC135475858 gene encoding CBY1-interacting BAR domain-containing protein 1-A-like, encoding MNRSSTTVNGSERQAKFVQDRINQVEKYFGFLCQTFGSITRKNARLRDKSDILTTHVLSYADNESINHSTRKCLVEFAGNYGTVQDYRQAQVERLEAKVVKPLSNYGNVFKKLKADLKRAIASRKKEMKQQKSLQTAKEKNTGNPNLIAENALQHASEDASRSSKELEDSMNRFEKNKITDLKKVLSDYVKIEMSFHSKALEYLTKCSQNLEAIDEDEDLTEFKNSLREFRGVPSILPRQGEMSNQPGVSSNVNQRPGNTLTSTAREQTLTSSGMYSTDGIDDDDDDDDLSDDDDDGYEYRR